A DNA window from Hemibagrus wyckioides isolate EC202008001 linkage group LG11, SWU_Hwy_1.0, whole genome shotgun sequence contains the following coding sequences:
- the LOC131361386 gene encoding serine protease 27-like has protein sequence MLNSTHFLISGSLSQLNVCGRPPLNTRVVGGQNASAGAWPWQVSIQHPVYNGHFCGGSLINKDWVLTAAHCFSSTNTSGLTVYLGKQTLNGSNPNQISRGVKQVILHPNYNSATQNNDIVLLLLSSSVTFTNYIRPVCLAAQSSNFPAGTNCWVTGWGNIASGVRLPSPGALQEARVPIINTCHCDYLLGSGSITKNMICAGYLQGGTDTCQGDSGGPMVTKKGTVWVQAGITSWGNGCALARNPGVYTRMSQYQIWITSVIKHNLPGFVKY, from the exons ATGCTTAATTCAACTCATTTTCTCATTTCAGGATCTCTTTCCCAGCTCAATG tatgtGGTCGTCCACCCTTAAACACCCGTGTTGTTGGTGGACAGAATGCCTCAGCAGGGGCGTGGCCATGGCAGGTTAGTATACAGCACCCTGTATATAATGGTCATTTCTGTGGAGGATCCCTTATCAACAAAGACTGGGTTTTGACAGCAGCCCACTGTTTCTCAAG CACTAACACTTCTGGTCTCACTGTGTATTTGGGGAAACAGACTTTAAATGGCTCTAATCCCAATCAAATTTCAAGAGGTGTTAAACAGGTTATCCTTCACCCCAACTACAACAGTGCAACCCAAAACAATGACATCGTTCTTCTGCTTCTGAGCTCCTCCGTCACCTTCACAAACTACATCAGACCAGTGTGTCTCGCCGCTCAAAGTAGTAATTTTCCAGCTGGAACCAATTGCTGGGTCACAGGCTGGGGAAACATTGCATCTGGAG TGCGATTGCCATCTCCTGGTGCACTGCAGGAGGCAAGGGTGCCCATTATAAATACATGTCACTGTGATTATCTACTGGGATCAGGATCCATTACCAAAAATATGATCTGTGCTGGTTATCTCCAAGGAGGCACAGACACCTGCCAG gggGATTCTGGAGGTCCAATGGTAACTAAGAAGGGTACAGTCTGGGTTCAGGCTGGTATCACTAGCTGGGGTAATGGCTGTGCTCTGGCCAGAAATCCTGGTGTGTATACTCGGATGTCCCAGTACCAGATCTGGATAACCAGTGTCATCAAACATAATCTGCCTGGCTTTGTCAA GTATTAA